A part of Neovison vison isolate M4711 chromosome 6, ASM_NN_V1, whole genome shotgun sequence genomic DNA contains:
- the PLEKHJ1 gene encoding pleckstrin homology domain-containing family J member 1, whose protein sequence is MRYNEKELQALSRQPAELAAELGMRGPKKGSVLKRRLVKLVVNFLFYFRTDEAEPVGALLLERCRVTQEEPSGFSISFLEDPERKYHFACGSEAQCQEWMGALRRASYEFMRRSLIFYRNEIQKMTGKDPLEQFGISEEARFQLGGLKA, encoded by the exons ATGCGCTACAACGAGAAGGAGCTGCAGGCGCTGTCCCGGCAGCCGGCCGAGCTGGCGGCCGAGCTGGGCATGCGGGGTCCCAAGAAAGGCAGCG TGCTGAAAAGGCGGCTTGTGAAGCTGGTGGTCAACTTCCTCTTCTACTTCCGGACGGACGAGGCCGAG CCCGTCGGAGCCCTGCTGCTGGAGCGCTGCAGAGTCACCCAGGAGGAGCCCAGCGGCTTCTCCATCA gcttcctggaggaccCCGAGAGGAAGTATCACTTCGCCTGCGGCAGCGAGGCACAGTGTCAGGAGTGGATGGGAGCTCTGCGGCGAGCCAG CTACGAGTTCATGCGGAGGAGCCTCATATTCTACAGAAACGAGATCCAGAAGATGACTGGCAAG GACCCCCTGGAGCAGTTCGGCATATCTGAGGAGGCCAGGTTCCAGCTGGGTGGCTTGAAGGCCTGA